In Serinicoccus marinus DSM 15273, the genomic stretch CATCTCGGCCGCGGTGGCGAGTTGCTCCAGCGCGAGCTCTCGCGCGCGCTGGAGCAACTCGGTGAACCCGGCGTGACAGGCCTGGCCGCCGCGCTCGCGGACGACGACGTCGAGGTCAGGCTGCACGCCGCCCGCGCCCTCGTGCTGGTCGGCGACCCCGCCGCCCGACCCGCCGCCGCGGCCCTCGTCGCCGCCGCCGAGGGTGACGAGCGGGAGGTCGCGATGGTCGCCCTCGAGGCGCTGGCGGCGCTCGACAGTCCCGAGGTGGAGCCGGCGCTGGAGCGGCTGCGCGACGGCGAGGACAGGTTCCGCTCGCTCACCGCGCAGTGGCTCCTGGCCGACCGCGCCGAGCGTTCCGCTCGACGACTGAGCACCGGTCTCCTCGACGGCGACTGCCTCTGAGGTGGTCGCCGTCGGCATACCGGCAACCACTCGCGGCGCTCGGTCGGTGTGAGGACAACCACTCGCGACGCTCGGTGGGATGTCGGTGGTGAGCCCTAGCGTCGCGGGCATGTACTCGACCGTCGCCGTCAGCGGCTACCGCTCGCTGCGCGACGCGGTGCTGCCGCTGGGCGACCTCACCGTGATCACGGGCGCCAACGGCTCGGGCAAGAGCAGCGTCTACCGGGCGCTGCGCCTGCTCGGCTCCTGCGGGCGCGGCGAGGCGGTGCACGCGCTGGCGCAGGAGGGTGGCCTGGGCTCGGTCCTCTGGGCCGGGCCGGAGTCGCTCGTGCAGGCACGACGCGGGTATGCCGTGGAGGGCACCATGCGGTCCGGTCCCGTCTCGCTCCGACTCGGGGTGGGTGGGCAGGACGACGAGCTGTCCTACCTCGTCGACCTCGGCATCCCGGTCCAGTCGCAGACCCCGCTGCTGCACACCGGTGACCCCGACCCGCGACCGACGCTGTTCAACCGCGATCCGGAGATCAAGCGCGAGGTGGTCTGGCGGGGGCCGGTGATGCGCCCCGCACGGCAGGTCGCCCGACGCCGCCACCAGCGGGTGGAGATGCGCGACGACGAGGGACGCTGGGGCCAGGCCCCGGCGAGCCTGCCACCCTGGACCAGCCTGTTGACCGAGGTGGTCGACCCGCACGGGGCTCCCGAGCTGTGGGCGGTGCGGGACGCGCTGCAGACGTGGCGCTTCTACGACGGCTTCCGGGTGGATGCCGCCGCCCCCGCCCGTCGCCCGCAGGTGGGCACCCGCACCTGGTCGCTCGCCGAGGACGGCTCCGACGTCGCCGCGGCCCTGCAGACCATCCGGGAGGACTCCCGGTCCCTCCTGGACGACGCGGTCTCCGACGCCTTCGACGGCGCCCGGCTCTCGGTGGCGGAGTCCCACGGCCTGTTCGACCTCGAGGTGCACCAGCCCGGGATGCTGCGGCCGCTGCGATCCGCCGAGCTGTCCGACGGCACCCTGCGCTACCTGCTGTGGCTCGCGGCCCTGCTCACCCCGATCCCACCGCGGCTCCTCGCGCTCAACGAGCCCGAGACGAGCCTGCACCCCAGCCTGGTGCCGCCGTTGGCCCGCGCGGCGGCGACGGCGTCGCGGCGCACCCAGGTCGTCGTCGTCACCCACTCGCGGCACCTGGTCGACGCCCTCGCCGAGGCCGTCCGCGAGCAGCGGGGCCTGGACGAGGACCCCCGTGACCTCGAGCCGGAGCCCGACGAGCTGGTCCCGCTGCGTCTGCACGAGCTGACCAAGGACCTGGGCGAGACCGTCGTCGCGGGCCAGGGCCTGCTCACGACCCCGGCCTGGGAGTGGGGCCGGAGATGAGTGCCACGCTCTTCGCGCTCGCGAAGACGCAGGTCAGAGGCCCTTTTTTATGGCGGCCCCCGCGTGACACAGTCCTTCCGTGGACGTCTCGATCCGCCCCTACGCCCCGGACGACCGTGACGCCGTCCTGTCCCTCGCGGCACGGCTCACCACGGCGACGGCGCCGTGGCGGGACCCGGTCGCGGTGCGGCGCACGGTCACCGCCTGGGTGACCGAGGCGCTCGACGTCGTCGACCCGGAGACCGGGCCGGTCTGGGTGGCGCTGGACGGGGACGCGGTCGTCGGCGTCGTGCATGCCGGCACGCGAGCGCACTGGTCGGGTGAGGTCGACGCCTATGTCGGCGAGCTGGTGGTGGCGCCGACGCACGAGCGCACCGGGACGGGACGCCGACTCATGTCCAGGGCCGAGGGGTGGGCGCGCGAGCGGGGGCATACCCGGCTGACGCTCGAGACCGGGGCCACCAACACCGCGGCGCGGTCGTTCTACGCGGCGCTGGGCTACGTCACCGAGGAGGTCGTGCTGACCCGCGACCTCGGCGGGTGAGCACCCGTGACGACCCGTGGCCAGGCGGTTCGAGACCTCAGGGGGCCGCCGGCAGGTCGTCCACCGGTGTGATCTGCGGGCGCTTGGGCACGCGGTTGTCGCCCGAGCTCTCGCCGCGGATGCGCCGCCGGATCCAGGGCCGCAGGTGGGCGGCGACCCACTCCCGGTCCGCCTGCAGCGACTCGATGCGGCGAAGCGGTGGCGCCGCCTCCAGCGGCGTGGTCCAGTCGAGCTCCTGCTCCAGGCCGAGGGTCCACAGCGCCTGCGACGCGATCCGGGTATGCCCCTCGCTGCTGAAGTGGATGCGGTCCGGACCCCACATCCGGGCGTCGTGCAGGGCGCGCAGGGTGTAGACGTCGACGACGAAGGACCCGGTGCGCTGGCCGACCGCCCACAGGTGGGCGGTGTACTCCACCATGCGTGGGTGGACCCGGTTGACCAGCGGCGCCCAGGAGACGTCCGGAGCGGTGACGAGTATGACATCGGCGCCCGTCTCCCGGATGCGCAGCGTGGCCTCCTCCAGCCGCTCCATGACGGCGGGCAGCGACACCCGGGGCCGCAGCACGTCGTTGCCGCCGGCCGAGAGGCTGACCAGGTCGGGGCGCAGCGCCAGGGCGGGCTCGAGCTGCTCACCGATGACGGCGTCGATGAGGCGCCCGCGGATCGCGAGGTTGGCGTAGCCGAAGGGCCGGTCGAGCTCGGCGTTGCGGGCGGCGAGTGCCGCCGCGACACGGTCGGCCCAGCCGACGTGGTCGTCCGGGCGGTCGGGATGGGCGTCGACGAGGCCCTCGGTGAAGGAGTCCCCCAGGGCCACGAAGCGCTCCCAGACCCGCGGTTGCGGGGAGTCAGGGCGTGTGGGCATACCGGCAGGATAGGAACTGACGCTGCGTCAAGCGGAAGCCGGACCCGGCGTGGCGACCTCCCCCACGGCATGGTGCCGGGACGCACGACGCCCGGCAGACCCTCGCGGGCCGACCGGGCGTCGTGGATGGTGCGTGGAGCCTCGGCTCAGGAGACGCGCTCCTTGAGCTTGGAGCCGGCCTTGAAGGCGGGGGCCTTGCTCGCGGCGATCTGGATCTCGGCGCCGGTCTGCGGGTTGCGGCCGGTGCGGGCGGAACGCTCGCGGACCTCGAAGGTGCCGAAACCGGGGAAGGAGACCTTCTCACCCTTGGCGAGCTCGGCCGAGATGGCCTCGAGCACGGAGCTGACGATCTTGTCGGCAGCGGCCTGGGTCATGCCCGCCTCGCGGGCGACGGCCTCGACGATAACCTTCTTGCTCATGCTGACAGCCTTTCGATAGAGCCAATGAGTCGGCCACACCGTAGGCAGACACCAGCGCGTTTTGCCAACTCCGAAGCCCGGCGCGTCGCGGAATTCTGGCTCTCGACGGTGTGTCGTGGGCCCCTGAGAACGTCAGCATGACCGTGGTGGCACGACGCTCGTCCATCGCCCGGTAGTCCTCGGCGGCCTCCTCCAGCGGCAGGGTCAGGTCGACGACCTTGCCCGGGTCGATCGTGCCGTCCCAGATGAGCCGGCCGGGCGGGCAGGGACGTGCCCGGGTCGCCGTCCACGGTATGCCCGTGCCACGACCCGTGGGAGGGCCTGCTGGTGCCCCCCGGCCCGGCAATAGGCTGGGCCGGGTGAGCAGCGTGCGCCGGGTGCCGGCGATCCCGCCCGCCGGGAAGCACGGCGGGGACGGGCCTGCGGTCGCCTGGGCGCTGGGCCTGGACCCGGCCAACCTGCTCGACCTCAGCCAGACGATGAACCCGCTGGCCCCGCCCGTGGAGCCACTGGTCGGGCGGCACCTGGGCGCGCTCCGGGCCTACCCGGACGACCGCGCTGCGGCTCGCGAGCTGGCCCGGGCGCTGGACGTGGCCTCCGAGGCGCTGCTGCTGACCAACGGCGGCAGCGAGGCGATCTCGCTCGTGGCGGCCGAGCTGGGCGGCGGGGTCCGCGAGGAGCCCGACTTCGGCCTGCACCCGCGCCACCCGCACGGCCCGCGCTGGCGCTCGGACCCGCACAGCCCGAGCGGCCGGCTCGCCGCGTCGCACGAGCAGGCCGACGTCTGGGACGAGGCGTTCTACGCCCTGGCCACCGGGCGCTGGACCGCAGGCCGGCCCGGTGTGACGGTCGGCTCGCTGACCAAGACCTTCGCCTGCCCCGGCCTGCGGCTGGGCTACGTCATCGCCGATCCCGGTCTCGTCGAGCGGCTGCGTCGTCGGCAGCCGCGCTGGTCGGTGAGCACTCTGGCCCTGGCAGCGCTGCCCGACCTGCTCGACTCCGCCGACCTGCCGGGGTGGGCGGCAGGCATACGCGAGCTCCGGGCCGGTCTCTTGACGCTGCTGCGCGGGCACGGCCTCACCGTCGACGACACCGACGCGCCCTGGGTGCTGGTGCACCAGGAAGGGCTGCGGGAGACCCTCGCACCGCACGGGGTGCTGGTGCGCGACTGCGCCTCCTTCGGTATGCCCGGCGTCGCCCGGGTCGCCGTCCCCGACGCGGCGGGGCTCGCGCGGCTGGGGTCGGCGCTGCGGGTCAGTCGCGACCGCTGACCTCCTGCAGCAGCCAGGTGTTGCCGTCCGGGTCCTCGAGGTTGGCGTAGCTGCCGTCGTCGATCCGCTCGGGGTGGACCCCCGGCCCCTGGCCGCTCTCGCCGAAGTGGAAGGGGTCGCCGAACTCCTTGGCACGGTCGACGTCGGAGACCGGGAGGACGAGGACTTCGAGGCGGTACTTCATCACAGCGCTCCGTCCAGGAGGAGCTCGTCGATCTGCTCGTAGCCCTGGACGACGCCCGTCT encodes the following:
- a CDS encoding HEAT repeat domain-containing protein, which encodes MTTLEQARRAVYDVSPTTRQRAAVHLGTHGDDSHTAELVALLVAEPDFFVRETLTWAVCRHPRVALPHLLAALDSSPGSRVQVLHALSKIQAPEAVARILPFAEDDDPAVAMKAWWALGRTGTPEAAPALLPHLGRGGELLQRELSRALEQLGEPGVTGLAAALADDDVEVRLHAARALVLVGDPAARPAAAALVAAAEGDEREVAMVALEALAALDSPEVEPALERLRDGEDRFRSLTAQWLLADRAERSARRLSTGLLDGDCL
- a CDS encoding AAA family ATPase, whose translation is MYSTVAVSGYRSLRDAVLPLGDLTVITGANGSGKSSVYRALRLLGSCGRGEAVHALAQEGGLGSVLWAGPESLVQARRGYAVEGTMRSGPVSLRLGVGGQDDELSYLVDLGIPVQSQTPLLHTGDPDPRPTLFNRDPEIKREVVWRGPVMRPARQVARRRHQRVEMRDDEGRWGQAPASLPPWTSLLTEVVDPHGAPELWAVRDALQTWRFYDGFRVDAAAPARRPQVGTRTWSLAEDGSDVAAALQTIREDSRSLLDDAVSDAFDGARLSVAESHGLFDLEVHQPGMLRPLRSAELSDGTLRYLLWLAALLTPIPPRLLALNEPETSLHPSLVPPLARAAATASRRTQVVVVTHSRHLVDALAEAVREQRGLDEDPRDLEPEPDELVPLRLHELTKDLGETVVAGQGLLTTPAWEWGRR
- a CDS encoding GNAT family N-acetyltransferase, translating into MDVSIRPYAPDDRDAVLSLAARLTTATAPWRDPVAVRRTVTAWVTEALDVVDPETGPVWVALDGDAVVGVVHAGTRAHWSGEVDAYVGELVVAPTHERTGTGRRLMSRAEGWARERGHTRLTLETGATNTAARSFYAALGYVTEEVVLTRDLGG
- a CDS encoding SGNH/GDSL hydrolase family protein; this translates as MPTRPDSPQPRVWERFVALGDSFTEGLVDAHPDRPDDHVGWADRVAAALAARNAELDRPFGYANLAIRGRLIDAVIGEQLEPALALRPDLVSLSAGGNDVLRPRVSLPAVMERLEEATLRIRETGADVILVTAPDVSWAPLVNRVHPRMVEYTAHLWAVGQRTGSFVVDVYTLRALHDARMWGPDRIHFSSEGHTRIASQALWTLGLEQELDWTTPLEAAPPLRRIESLQADREWVAAHLRPWIRRRIRGESSGDNRVPKRPQITPVDDLPAAP
- a CDS encoding HU family DNA-binding protein, whose translation is MSKKVIVEAVAREAGMTQAAADKIVSSVLEAISAELAKGEKVSFPGFGTFEVRERSARTGRNPQTGAEIQIAASKAPAFKAGSKLKERVS
- a CDS encoding aminotransferase class I/II-fold pyridoxal phosphate-dependent enzyme produces the protein MSSVRRVPAIPPAGKHGGDGPAVAWALGLDPANLLDLSQTMNPLAPPVEPLVGRHLGALRAYPDDRAAARELARALDVASEALLLTNGGSEAISLVAAELGGGVREEPDFGLHPRHPHGPRWRSDPHSPSGRLAASHEQADVWDEAFYALATGRWTAGRPGVTVGSLTKTFACPGLRLGYVIADPGLVERLRRRQPRWSVSTLALAALPDLLDSADLPGWAAGIRELRAGLLTLLRGHGLTVDDTDAPWVLVHQEGLRETLAPHGVLVRDCASFGMPGVARVAVPDAAGLARLGSALRVSRDR